The Rosa rugosa chromosome 3, drRosRugo1.1, whole genome shotgun sequence sequence GGGAGTGCGAGTACCTCTTCGAGCTTCGGATATGCCTTCTTTTGTTTCCGTTCCCAGTCAGTACCCGGCTTTTCTTAGAATGGTTGTGGATCAGTTCTCCAATGTTGACAAAGCTGATTGGATCCTCTGCAACACATTTTATGAGCTGGAAGTAGAGGTACTAATCAATTCACTCTCCGGTTTGTTCTAGGTTATATACTAGTGATCACCATAATTTGAAGTCATTTCCATGGTTTTATATGCATACCCTTCATAATTCATTGCTTACAGTATCCTTAGGCTTGCTTTGGGGCAGCTTAATTGATCGCcatttctaaaaaataaataaaaaaataaaaaaattgttcaATAGTAAATGTCTATTCCTCTCACATAGCTTTTGTGAAGGAATACCGTATTATGAGGATCGTATATGCTTGATCGGTCAAACTACTTACTATTTAGTATAGCAGATATACTCATATACCACATTGCTTGTCTAGTATGCGTAGTTACATACTAACATATTATATTATATCAAATGAATTGTTGCTTACATGTGACTGtggttaaaaaataatatacgtgtatacaattttttttaagaCACTGTTCTAATACATTGTTGTGGCATAGGAGGCGGATTGGATGGCAAAGTTCTGGCCGTTGAGGACGATCGGTCCAACTATACCATCCATGTATTTGGATAAACGACATGAGGATGACAAAGAATATGGCTTCAGCCTCTTTAAGCCAAATAGTGATGCCTGCATGAAATGGCTAAAGGAACGACAAAAAGGATCAGTAGCTTATGTGTCATTTGGCAGCTTAGCAGAGCTTGGAGCCGAGCAAATGGAGGAACTGGGCTGGGGTTTAAAGAATAGCAACATCTACTTCTTGTGGGTGGtcagagaaaaagaagcaaacaaGCTTCCAAGAGGGTTTGCAGAGGCGATATCGGAGAAGGGTTTGGTGGTCTCATGGTGTCCCCAATTGGAGGTTTTGGCAACCGAAGCTGTTGGTTGTTTCGTTACGCATTGCGGTTGGAACTCGACTTTGGAGGCATTGAGCTTAGGGGTTCCAATGGTTGCAGTGCCACAATGGACTGATCAGAGCACTAATGCAAAGTATATTATGGATGTGTGGAAAATGGGGCTTAGAGCTCAAGCTGATGAGAAAGGGATAGTGAGACGGGAAGAAATAGAATATTGTGTGAGAGAGatattggagagagagagagggaaagagaTACAAAAGAATGCTTGGAAGTGGAAAGAATTGGCTAGAAAGGCTGTGGATAAAGGTGGAAGTTCTGATAGAAACATTGATGAGTTCATTGCAAAACTGGTTCAGCATGCACATGTAGCTTGCTAGCTAAGCTTTCAGCTACGGTGTTTCTGAAAATAGCCTAGCAATAATCGTTTAGTTCTGTACGAGTTGATGTATCTTCATTTTATGTGTGCCTTGTTTGTGCAAATCAATTAATAAAACGCAAACTATTTAGCTTTGAAGTCAACAAGAATTATACTAATGATCAGAGAGATATCCGTTTTTATGTACCTTTAAGATTTGAAGCTTAgccaaattaaatttttttttactcgTTTGATTTTTATTATGATAGATCATTTCAGTTCTATCACACAAATTATATGTTTTGTGCACGAAATGACCAAACAAATTCGACTTGAATGATTTTTAATTTGGATGGATAATCCTTGACAAATGACACAATTAATGTATAGTTTCATGCACACATTGAATTACATTCAAAGAGTCAAGTTAAGACGTTCTCATATTATTTAAAATGATATTTGCATTTCTAGAACTCCCATGAAAATTATAATGGTAAAGTAGTGGTAAACTAAACAGGAAATGCTAGCTGAAAGCATGCATTACTTGTAATCTTACGTTATATTAGTAATTTAATCAGATTTTTGTGGCCTATAAGAACTTTTTCAAAGTATATATATGCTAAAACTTCATATTATAATAGCTCCTAGTAAAATTTTTGTAGAATAATTTAAAAGCACTATCGTTTTGTGTCTTGAAAGCAATTCCacatgttgagaatatatacatcccacatggaaaaaatggggccttgcctatgagtttataaggatttgggtcacttcatccattgccaattggttttggatgtgaaccccagattactttactAAGCTTTCGCTGTTAATTAATGGAAGGCCAATGGGTTTCTTTTCCTGTGGTAGAGGTGTGCGTCAGGATGACCCGTTGTCTCCATTGCTTTTTTGTTTGGCTGAGGAGGTATTAAGTCGTGGTCTCTCTGAGCTTGTATTAGCAGGTAGACTTCATCCTATTTCTTCTCCCCGTGGTACACAAGCTCCTTCCCATGTGTTATTTGCAGATgatgttattattttttgtcgAGGGGATAAGCGCAATCTGCAGCGAGTGATGATTTTTATTGAGGAGTATGGTTCCGTCTCAGGGCAAATTATTAACAAGGCAAAGTCTCAGGTTTTTCTTAGCAAACATATGTATCGTCGACGCCACTCTATTGCTTCTTCTATGGGGATACCACTTGGTTCGATGCCTTTTACTTACCTTGGGGTGCCCATCTTCCGTGGCAAGCCAAGAGTTACTCATTTCCAAAAAATTGTTGATAAAATTAGATTGCGGTTCTCTAGTTGGATGGGTTCACTTTTATCCATGGCTGGGAGGCTTCAATTGATTAAATCAGTAATTTATAGTATGCTAGTAGCTTCCAAGTTTATGAATGGCCTGTGTCTTTGCTTCATCGACTTGAGGTATGGTGTAGAAACTTTCTTTGGTCTGGTTCAATTGATAAACGCGGGATTCCACTAGTGGCATGGAAGGTGTGCTGCTCTTCTTTTAATGAAGGGGGTTTGGGGCTTAAACAGTTGGTGCTTCTGAATAAATCTCTTCTTTTAAAACGGTGTTGggaaattttttcttcttcttctgaggGCTGCGTTACACTTCGGGCTTGTTTTGTACGTGGCAGATTGTTAAGAAGCTCATATGCGGCTTCTTCCATATGGCCTGGGGTGCGTAAGTTTTGGCCTTTAGTTTTGGAGAATGCAAGATGGTTTATCGGTTCAGGTTCCCAAGTTTCTTTTTGGAGAGATAATTTCATTGGGAGGCCTATTATTGATCTATTTGGTTCTCGTGTGGCAATGAATGATCTTAATGGCTTGGTGTCTGATTTCATTGTTAATGGCTCATGGACTTTTCCTAATCTTCTTCAACTACACTTCCCAGATTTATGTGAGTTGATAAGTAAAATTCCTATTGCTATGGCTCTGTTGGCAGAGGATAAGGTTATGTGGTCTGCTTCTTCATCTGGGGAGCTCACTACCAAGCTTGCCTTTCTTTTTTTAAGACAGTCTTTGCCTTCTGTAGAATGGGGAAAGCATATATGGTCCAAGCATATTACACCAAGAATGTCTCTCTTATCTTGGAAGGTGTTACGTGGTCGTGTTTTAAGTGATGATTGTTTACAAAGGAGAGGAGTAGCTATGGCATCACGGTGTGGCCTTTGTTGTAATAATTCAGAATCTATTGACCATCTTTTTTTACATTGCTCCTTTGCCTCTTCTATCTGGAACTGCATGGTTTCAAGGTTTGAGTTGGGTATGGTTCCTAACTCCTTAATTGAGCTTTTTCATTTGGGACTTGGTAGTCGTAGCCCTCAATTGAAGGATTTATGGCTTGCTTGTTACACTTCAGTTCTATGGTTTATCTGGCAAGCTAGAAACAAGGCAAGATTTGATGGAGTAGTAGCACATGCTACGGTGATTTCTAGACTTATTTCAGGACATATACAAGCTTCTAGTCGTCTTGCTAAGGGATGTATGCATAATCTTGTGCAAGACCTTCGAGTTGTGAAAAGTTTTGGTGCTCAATGTAATCCACGGCGTGCCCCTACAATAATTGAGGTAAATTGGCATACTCTTCCTTTTGGTTGGGTTAAGATTAATTCAGATGGCGCTTGGAAAAGGTCCTCCAACCTGGGAGGTTATGGGGCTGTTTTTCGTGACTATAGGGGGAATTTTCTTGGTGCTTTTTCTTCAAATCTTGACATCCCTAGCTCGGTTGCAGCTGAGGTCATGGCAGTTATTAAGGCCATTGAGTTAGCATGGGTCCGTGATTGGAAGCATATATGGCTAGAAGTGGATTCTTCCATTATTCTTAATTTTCTTCGCTCTCCTCATTTGGGGCCATGGCAACTTAGAGTAGAGTGGATGAATTGCTTGCACCGCATTTCTCAGATGCATTTCCGGTCCTCACATATCTTTCGTGAAGGTAACAGAGTTGCTGACATCTTGGCAAATCATGGTACTACTTTAACAAGCTTAGTTTGGTGGGACGTGACTCCTCCATTCATTGTTTCGACTTGCAATAGTGACTGTTTAGGTCTTCCACAATTTCGTTTTCGTTAGCTAGTTGTTCTTTAATGAATTTGGTGTGTTCTACTATGGAGGTCTTGGCTTCGTCCCCCTCTTTTTGTATCTATTTTTTCGTTATTAACATAGGGTGGTAAGGAGATTTCTTTGCCTCTCTTATCCCtctttttggaaaaaaaaaaaaaaaaaaaaaaaaaaaaaaaaaaaaaaactttatcatggtatcagagcgggttatcccACATGTGCATGCCTCGCAGCCACATGGGCTAacacatcccacatgggaaaaatggtgTAACACCCCAGAAGGAATACGTTACAGCGCCGCAAGCCCATGAACACGAGCCTGCAGCTTGTGCCACAAAAGCTTGGAAGGCCTTTTAGAATTGTGGTGAGTTAAACGTTCCCACAACAAAACAATGTCACATTCACAATTTCAAAAGGAGAACGAGCCTGCAGCTTGTGCCACAAAATCTTGCAAGGCCTTTTAGAATTGTGGTGAGTTAGACGTTCCCACAACAAAACAATGTCACATTCACAATTTCAAAAGGAGAGAGATTGATCAACACCTGCCAAACAAACAGTCAAGTCCAAAAGAAGCTATTCACAACTTGATGATGCCAACACCCAAGTGTCTAAGCCTGATCCTCATCTAGCTCCTGCTCAGTTCCTGAAAGGAAAGTAGGGGTGAGCATCACATACGTTCATCACCCAGTAGGGGAAATGCATATACCGTATAACGTATAAGTAAGGTACGTAAAATTGTAAAGTGTACGACTCTTAGACGGGATCTCAGTATCTCTATAACCATATGACCGATCCCACGGACCAACTACACGGCCTTACCTTATTTAGAGTGATTACCatgtaagcgtagcgagagcgtccactacctagctacacacacgtaccAAGCCCGTCATTACGACCGGGATACCCGaacgaccggcgtaactaacccttcggaggttaaggggatcgaacccaaggaagtcaatGCCACCCTTCACTCTCAAATCATCTAACTTACTTAACGGCATGGCACAGCCTCGACACGTTATTAGTAATTTCCGTGTCGATAACataaaatagaaataaaataaacCGAAACCGTGCGTAAGTCATGCAATACTTAAAACGGAAATAAAATGGAAACTCTAGCGAGGCGTAGGTGAGTCCCCTCTCCTTGTCGACACCCATAAATAAACAAAGCATAAACCCAATTTAATTCAA is a genomic window containing:
- the LOC133740965 gene encoding mogroside IE synthase-like, coding for MEKEDKAYEAHCLVVSFPTQGHINPMLQFSKRLERKGLKVTLVTTQSFHKRLSSPSTSITLETISDGHDEGGSAEAESMEAYLDRFREVGSRTLTKLIEKLSDSGHKVDCIVYDAFIPWPLEVAKRFGIVGVAFFTQSCAVDNIYYNVQQGLLKVPCTNESEILLPGVRVPLRASDMPSFVSVPSQYPAFLRMVVDQFSNVDKADWILCNTFYELEVEEADWMAKFWPLRTIGPTIPSMYLDKRHEDDKEYGFSLFKPNSDACMKWLKERQKGSVAYVSFGSLAELGAEQMEELGWGLKNSNIYFLWVVREKEANKLPRGFAEAISEKGLVVSWCPQLEVLATEAVGCFVTHCGWNSTLEALSLGVPMVAVPQWTDQSTNAKYIMDVWKMGLRAQADEKGIVRREEIEYCVREILERERGKEIQKNAWKWKELARKAVDKGGSSDRNIDEFIAKLVQHAHVAC